The DNA window ATTTGTCCCCGTTCTATTCACGAAATTTGAAGTTGTTCAGGAAGCTGGAAAAAATTATTGCAAGATAACATTTTCAAGAATTTTTGATAAAATCTTATACGCAACTGATTTCTCGGAGACGGCTGAGAGGTTGAAAGACTGGATAGAAAGGATTGGAGAGGTTAGTAAGAGGGTAGACATTGTTATAGCTACTGGAGACTTGAAACCTGAGGAAGGGGAGAGTTTTGAAGATGCTTTAAAGAGGATTGAAGGAAAAGCATTAGATCTTAAAGAAGATTTGGAGAGTAAATTAAACGTTCCTGTCAACGTATTCATAATCCCGGAAGAGGCGGGAAGAGCGATAATTGAGGTTGCTGAAAGAGAAAAACCAACTCTTATTGCAATTGGGGCTAACGGTATCGGTAAGGCGAAGGGTATCGGAAGGACAGCTGACGAAGTTTTGAGAAGATCCAGATATCCCGTACTACTTTTCAAAGCGACATGAAAAATGCTTTTTACGAAATTTTAATTTAAGGCTGTGCTACTTTTTATACGCATATTTTTGAAGAAGGATTTCCCAATCTAGATAAGTTTGAACTTGCAGTAAAGGCAGCATATTCATCTCACCATCTATGGTTTATTAGAATGGGCGCGAAATAAATTACCGGTTTTTCTAGGCTTTACTGTAAAAAATAATAATTATGTAAAAAATCCTTGAAGCTTTTAAATTTGTTGTTGAAGATTATGTAGCTAAACATAAATCTGCTAAAAACTTTACTTTTTTGCACCCGGAGCAAGGAAGATTTATACAGAACTAAAAAGTGGAAAAACTAAATATCAGGATTCACCAATTTTCAAGTTGAAAGGTGAAATAGTTATCGTGCCCGTTCCAGAAACGAGAGGAAGAGGGCTCGTGAAATTCAGGAGGAAGCTCAGCGAAATACTCGCAGAGTACAAAAGAGAGGAAAAGATGAAGGAGATTGAAATTGGAGATGTTAACATCCAGCGACAAGGGAAAACTAGAACTTATAGGTGTTAAGGAGGAATTATTGTTAAGGGATGGTTGTTAGAAGCAGCGAATAGAATCTTCTTTTTGATGTGAAGATGTGCAGTTAAATAAAAACAATTTATCTCTATTAAATCTCGAAGTGTGCAAATCTGTGTTTAGGGAGAAAAAGAAATGTCGAAAGGGATCGAAAATTTTAACGTTATCTTCTTGAATCAGACTCATATTTATAAGCTACGCGAAGACGCAAACGATATTAATTGCTCGAAATTTTAAACATTTCGTGAAAGCTTTCTTAGGCTCTCTCGGCTTTCTATCGACTCTACCCTTCGGAAGAGATCGGGAAAGTTTTGAAGCTTTTTTGGGAAATTTATGGGTGATGCCCTTAACCGGAGCGTTTTTGGGATTTTTAATTTGGGTTTTCGCTGAGATTATGAAACTTGCCGGATTAAAACCTTTGATATTTTTGTCATACTTCTTCATCGAGGGGATAAACCACGTTGACGGTTTGTCTGACTTCTTCGATTCCGTTTTTGCGAGGGATAAAGCGAGAGCTTTGAAAGACACGAAAATCGGTGTCGGAGGAGTTGTTGCGGTTTCCTCTTACGTTGTAATCCTTTACGCTTTCATTCCGAAAGCTGAGCTAATTCATTTGATTTTAGCTCAGAGCTTTGCAAAGGCTTCCATGCTTCTGCTGCTTTTAAGAAACGATGCGGCTTGGGAAGGTATGGCAAAGGTTTTCAGAGATAACGTTAGGAGGAAGGATTACGCCGGTTTGATATTCCCTCTTCTACTTCTCTTCCCTTCTTTTAACTGGAAATACCTTTTGACGATTTTCTCTTTTTTAGCTGTGACACTTTTAATTGAATCCTACTCGAAGAAACATTTCGGAGGAATCAGCGGAGATTTGCTCGGGGCTGCTAACTGCTTAACGTTTTCTTCGGTGATCGTATGCTTGCAGTTGTGATGTGCGGAGGAAAGGGGAGCAGATTGAATTTCGTTGAAAAGCCTATGATAGAAGTTGGGGGTAAAAAGCTGATAGATTTTGCTTTGAAAGAGGTTGAAGAGGCTGGTTTGGAAGCGATTTTCGTTACTTCCAAATTCACGAAAAAGACAGAGAGCTACCTGAAAAATCTGGGATGCGAGGTTGTTAGAGGAACGGGAAGAGGGTACATGGAAGACTTGTTTTTTGCGATCGAAGAGTACTCGATCTCCAAACCTTTTCTTGCGTTGAACTCGGATCTTTACTACTATAAAAAAGGGTTTGTTTCCGAGGTAATTGCTGAGTACTTTAAAATAACATCTCCGGCTTTAAGCGTTAGATACGAGGACGGAAGACCCGTTGGAATAAACGTATTCGATCCTTTTTTTGGTGAGCAGGAAGAGGAAATTTTTATTACAAGCGAAAAAGTAGTTCTTAACGTAGACACTTTCGAGGACTTAAAGGTGTTGGGATGGACGAGTACTTTGAAAGAAGGAGGAGGATGGTAGAGAAATTGAAGGAGGAGCTGAACATAAGCGATAGGGTAGCTGAAGCTATGCTAAAAGTTCCTCGCCACCTTTTTGTTCCGCCCGAATACAGAAGAGAAGCTTACAACGACTATCCTTTGCCGATAGGCTACGATCAGACTATAAGCGCTCCTCACATGGTTGCGATAATGTGCGAGCTTCTTGATTTGAAAGAAGGAATGAAGGTGCTTGAGATCGGCACAGGAAGCGGATATCATGCGGCTGTCGTTGCCGAGCTCGTGGGAAAGAGGGGAAAGGTAATAACCGTAGAGAGAATTCCCGAGCTCGCTAAGAGAGCTGAAAAAACGCTTAAAGAGCTCGGATACGATAACGTTATCGTTGTTGTTGGGGATGGGAGCGAAGGTTACGAAAAAGAAGCTCCCTACGACAGAATTTACGTTACAGCCACAGCCCCAGACGTTCCTCCTCCGCTCATCGAGCAGCTTAAGGAAGGAGGAAAGATGGTGATTCCCATCGGCAACTTTAGCCAGTACTTGTATTTGATCGAAAAGAAAAAGGGGAAAATAGAGAAGAGGAACATGGGTCCTGTTAGGTTCGTTCCCCTCATAGGCAAGTTCGGTTTCAAGGATTGAATCAGTAGGATTTATAAACTTTGAACTTAAAAAAGCTTTATGGAAACGCTAATTCTCACGAAAAGAGACGTCGAGAGTCTTTTAACGATGGAAGAGACGATAGCTGCTGTAGAGACTGCTTTTAGACTCCACGGAGAGAAAAAAGTTCAAATGCCTCCGAAGATGTATCTAACTTTTGAAGAGGGAGATTTAAGGGCGATGCCAGCTCAGGTTGGAAATTGGGCTGGAATAAAGTGGGTGAATTCCCATCCGAAAAATCCGGAGAAAGGTTTGCCGACGGTTATGGCAGTTTTTATCCTCAACGACCCCTCTACTGGTTTTCCTCTCTCTATAATGGACGCGACTCACCTAACAAACATGCGCACCGGTGCTGCTGGGGCTGTGGCTGTGAAATATCTCGCGCCAAAAAATGCTGAGAGCGTCGGTTTTATCGGGTGCGGAGTCCAAGCGAGATTTCAGTTTCTGGCTTTGAAAGAAGTTATGGACGTTTCTTTCGTCAGAGCTTACGATATAAGAAGTGAGACTACTGAAAACTTCGTCAACTTCGTCAAATCCTTTGGAGTCGATGCTGAAGTAGCTGAGGCTGAAAAAGTTTGCAAATGCGACGTCCTCGTAACTACCACCCCGAGCAGAAAGCCGGTGGTAAAGGATGAGTGGATCGAAGCTTTGCACATCAACGCCATAGGCGCTGACGCTCCCGGGAAACAGGAATTGGAGGAAAAAACGCTTCTAAGGGCGAAGATAGTCGTTGATGACATGGAGCAAGCTTTGCACAGCGGAGAAATCAACGTGGCGATATCCAAGGGAATCTTAAAGCCGGAAGACATCTACGCAACTCTTGGAGAAATTGTGGCTGGTAAAAAGAAGGGGAGAGAGAATGATGAGCTGACGATTTTCGATTCCACGGGCTTGGCGATACAAGATGTTGCGACAGCTTCGGTTGTTTACGAGAAGGCTATTAAAGAAGGTTACGGAATCAAGCTGAGGATGTTTTGATGAGGCTCGCGGCTTTCGTTTCTGGCGGGAAAGATTCGATGCTCGCTTTACACAAAGCGAGTGAAAAGCACGAAGTAGTTTGTTTAATAGCGGTTAAACCGGCAAATCCAGACTCCTACATGTTTCACACGGTCAACGTCGATTTAGTTGACTACATCGCTATTTGTTTGGAAAAACCACTCTACAAAATTTTTGTTTCGGGAGAGAAGGAAAAGGAAGTTGAGGAGGTTTCTAAGGCTTTGAGCAATTTGAACGTGGACGGAATAGTTATAGGAGGAATTGAAAGCGAGTATCAAAAGAGGAGGTTCGAGAAAATTTGCGAAGAGAACGGATTGAAGATGCTCGCTCCTTTGTGGAAGAAAAATCCCGAAGAAATTTTAAAAGAGGTAGCTGAAAAGTTTGAAGCTGTAATAGTAAAGGTTTCGGCTGAGGGACTCGACGAAGAATGGCTCGGAAAGAGAATTGATCTAAAAGCCGTGGAAAAACTTTTGGAGTTGAATAAAAAGTACGGGATACATCCTGCAGGAGAGGGTGGCGAATTCGAAACTCTCGTTTTAAATGCTCCACTTTACAAGAAAAAGTTGAAAATAAACAGATGGAGAATTCAAAAAGAAGCTTTAGCTTCTTCACTCATCGTTGAAGAAATTGAACTCGAGAGTAAATAAAGAGAAAGATTTATCTATGAGCCTTTCTTATCTGTTTAAGGTGATGGGATGAGCTGCGAGAACGATCTGTTTTGCGGGATAAACAGCGTCGCTGGCAAAAGCGTTGATGAAATGACCGAGCTTGAAAAGAAGCACACTCCGGTAATAACCGCTCCGGATAAAGTTAAGGCTGGAGAACCTTTCGAAGTTAAAGTTGAAACGGGAGTTTACGTCAAGCATCCAAACGAATACGGACACTACTTCTCCTGGATCGAAGTATACTTAGACGACACTCCAGTGGCAAGATTCGATCTTCAGCCGGTGATGAGTTCGCCGTCGGTTACCGTTAAAGTTACTGCCACCCACTCCCATGAAGGAAAGAGAAAAATTAAAGCCCGTGCCTTCTGCAACCTTCATGGGGTGTGGGAAAACGAAAAAGAAGTAGAGGTGGAGTGAATGGCGAGATACCAATGTAAGGTTTGTGGCTACGTGTACGACGAAAACGAGGGAGATCCGGACAACGACATCCCGCCGGGAACCAAGTGGGAGGATTTGCCGGAAGACTGGGTTTGTCCCGTTTGTGGAGCAAGCAAAGAAGATTTCGAAAGGATTGAATAGTCCTCTTTTCTTTTAATTTTTTGAGGTGAGGTGAATGAAGATAGCGGATAATGTGTACTGGGTAGGTGTTGTGGACTGGAACGTAAGGGACTTTCACGGATACAGCACGATGTACGGCACGTCCTACAACGCTTATCTGATCAAAGATGAGAAGGTTGTTTTAATCGATACAGTGAAGTTCGGGTTTGAGGAGGACCTTCTTGGAAAAATTGAGGAGATAACTGACAGAATTGATTATGTCGTCGTCAATCACGTCGAAATGGATCATGCCGGAGCTTTGAAAGCCGTTCTCGAAAAGTATCCTGAAGCGAAGATAGTCACCAATGCGAGGGGGAAGAGAGGATTAAAGGAGGCTTACGGAATAGAAAGAGATGTTGAAGTTGTTAAGACCGGAGATAGGTTGAAGATAGGAAAGCAGGAGCTCATGTTTATAGAGACGCCTATGGTTCATTGGCCGGACAGCATGGCAACTTATCTAATTGAGCAGAAAATACTCTTTCCGAACGACGCTTTCGGTATGCATTACGCAAGCTCCAAGCTAATTGATGTCGAACTTAGCGAAGAAGACCTTGAAAAGGTATTCTTCGAGGCGGCGAAGTACTACGCTAACATAGTTCTGCCTTACAGCCAGCAGGTGAGGAAGGTTTTGGATGAACTTAAAAAGATTGAGTTGAAAATGATCTGCCCTTCCCACGGAATAATATGGAAGGACAACATAGAAAAAATCGTCAAAAAGTACGATGAGTGGAGCAGCGGAAAGGCTGATAGAAAAATTGTAATTGCCTACGATTCGATGTGGGGTTACACCGAGAAAGCTCTGAAGAAGATCGTTGAAGGAATTGAGGAAGTGGGCGTGCCTTACAGAATTTACAAGCTTAGAAATTCGGATTTCACTGAGCTGATGGCAGAAGTGATGCAGTCGAAGGGGTTGATAGTTGGCAGTTCAACTCTGAACAGAGAAATCTTCCCGAGCGTTGCAGCGTTTTTAACTTACATGAAGGGTTTGAAACCTTTTGACAAGGTTGCAGCAGCTTTCGGAAGCTACGGATGGAGCGGAGAGGCTGTAGATAAGATAGTGCAGGTTTTCAAGGAGCTCAACTTCGAAGTTGTCGGAGCTGTCAAGTTCAGATTCAGCAGCGATGAGAAGTCGGAGGAGCTGAAAGAGCTGGGAAGAAAATTGGCTGAGAAGCTATGAGGGGCATTTTAATTTCTTCCGTTGAAGAGAAAGCTGGAAAAACCTCGTTGATTCTCGCTCTAAACGAAATTTTTTCAGGCTATAAAACCGCTTACTTCAAACCCTTCGGAACGAGTCCGGTTAGAGAGGGAGAATACTTGGTGGACGAGGATTTGAAAGTAGTCGAGGGGAATTTCAGCAAGAGCTCGAATCCCATCGTCCTTGACATGCCCTACGCCGAGTTCGTTTATTCGAGCGATTCCGTTGAGTTGAAGAAGGCTATAATCGAAGCTTACGAGGAGCTTGATGCGGATATTGTTTTCGTGGAAGGCTCTTCCGAATACAAGGTTGGAAAGTCCCTCGGCATTAGCGATGATATGGTTGCGGAAATTCTCGATTTGAAAGTGTTACTCGTCGCAAAATACTCGAACGACTTCGTGATAGACAGGGTTCTTACGGCGAAGGATGTTTTTAAGGAGAGGTTGCGGAAAGTTTTAATCAACCAGCTTACTGGGTACAAAACCTCCTACGTGAGTGCTGTAGTCGGGAAGGTTTTCGCTGAAAACGATCTTAGCGTTGTTGGCGTTTTGCCGAGGGACCCCCTTCTCGCGGGAATGTCCGTCGAAGATGTGAGGAGAGCGGTGGAAGGGGAATTTGTTGTTAAGGCTGAGGAAGGGATAATCGAGCATTTCATAATCGGTGCGATGTCGAAGAAGTCTGCTGAGAAGTTTTTAGCAGGAAAGGATAACTTGGCAGTAATTACCGGCGGAGACAGAAAAGACATTCAGCTTCTCGCATTAGATTACGACAACGTCAGGTGCTTAATTCTCACCGGAAACCTTTATCCGGAGAGGGAAGTGGCAGAGAAAGCGAGAAAGAGAGGAGTTTCGATAATAGTCGTTCCAGAAGACACTTTAACAACCACCGAGCAGCTTGAGGAAGCTATGAGGAAGGCTAAAATAAGGGGGAAGGAGAAGATAAAGAGAATGGTTGAGCTCGTTAAAATGCACGTGAACGTTGATGAGATAGATAAATACATTTTCGACTGATCACATTCTTTCCGGTGCTTCTATTCCGAGCAATTCGAGTCCGTTTCTCAGAACTATCCTCGTCGCGTCGACTATAGCAAGCCTGTGCATCCTTATCCTTTTATCGTCAACGAGAACCTGATGATCCGTGTAGAAGTCGTTGAAAGCGTTGGCAACGCTCATGAGGTATTCGGCAAAGACGCTCGGCTTCAGCTCGTTGACGGCTTTTTCAAGATAGAAAGAAAACTTAGACAATCTCATCACGAGTTCTCTCTCTTTCTTCGTAATTATTGCCGGATCGAATTCCAGCTCAGTTCTTCCAGCTTCTACAGCCTTTCTGAGTATGCTGCAAGCTCTTGCGTGGCTGTACTGTATGTAGCTTGCAGTCTGTCTTTCAAAGTCGAGTGCTTTGCTCCAGTCGAAGGTGAAAGGTTTTTCCGGTGAAACCTTCACGAAATCGTACCTTATCGCTCCTACAGCAACTATCTTCGCTATCCTCTCGTCTACGCTTCCTCTTTCTCTCAAAATCTTTTTAGCCTCTTCAAACGTTTTCTCAAGAAGCTCGTCAGCTGAAACGAACTTACCTTTCCTCGTGCTCATCGACCCTTCAGGCAGAGAAACGAACTCGAAAAACAAAACTTCTGGAGGTTTTAAACCGAGCAATTCGAGTATTTTCGAAAGCTGTTCTGAGTAAAGCTTGTGATCAGCACCGAGGACGTTGATAAACCTCTCGAAGTTCTCGTTCTTCCACAGGTGGTAGGCAAGGTCTCTTGTTATGTATAAAGTCGTTCCGTTCTCCCTTCTCAGGATTACTTCCTTCTCTATTCCGTAATCTTTGAGATCGACCTTCCAAACGTCGTCTTTTTCCAGCAACCCTTTCTCCTCGAGCATTCTTAGGATTCTCTCAACGTAGCCGTTCCTCACGAAATCGGATTCGTATATGAAATCATCGTGGTGGATATCGAACTTTTCGAGAGTTTCTTTTATTCCCTCCAAAGCCTTGTCAACAACGAACCTGAACTTTTCTGAGATTTCCTCATCTCCCCTCTCGAATTTCAGCATAAGCTCGTCAACTTCTTTTTCGAGCTCTGGATTTTCCTCAATGTCTCTGTTTATCCTTATGTATGCTTCCGCTACCGCGTGATCTGGCTTTTTCTCGCTCAATCCGTACTTCAAGTAACCTAAGACTGCCGCCGCTATTTGCCTTCCCATGTCGTTTACGTAGTAGTGAGTTGTGACTCTCATTCCCGCTTTTTCCATCATTCTGGCTAAAGTGTCTCCTATAATCGCGTTCCTGAGATGACCGACGTGAAGAGGTCCGTCGGGATTTGCTGAGGTGTGCTCTATTAAAACTTCTCCTCCAAGGTTTAGGCTACCGTAGTTCTCGTCCTCGTCGAGAATTCTTTCTACAGTGTCTGAAAGAAACTCCTCGTTTACGAAAAAGTTTATGTAACCGTTCACAACTTCGACGCTGCCAATGTACGTGCTTCTTTCGAACTCGATTTCGGAAACGAGCTCTTCAGCAACCTTTTGAGGAGGTTCTTTCCTCTCTTTCGCAATTTTAAAGGCTATGGTTGTCGACAAGTCGGCAAACTCGCTCTCTCTGATGTACTTGTCCTCGCAGTTCAGGAGCTTTTTGACCTCTTTGTAGAACGCTCTGAACATTTACTCCACCTTGTATCTGAGTATTGCAGCTATTCCTCCAAAAGCGTTCATCAGCATAGCTCCTTCCTCTGATTCAGTTGAGACGAAAACGACCTTTGCTCCAGAAGCTTCAGCAAGCTCGGCAAGCTCCATAACGACGTCTTTCCTCTCAACTTCCTCCATTTCCACGTTGTCATTCTCGCAGTACATCTTCTTGCTCGTGTTGTCCTTCAGAGTCACTTCTACAGTTTTGCCACACTTCGGGCATCTGTAGGTTACTCTTTCGTATCTCAGGTCTTCGGAGATTAGTAGTGTATCTACTGCTCCGTAGCTAAGGTATTTCCTCACCTCTTCCTCTCCATAAGCAGCCAATCCGTCTTTGACGACTTCTTTGAGGAACCTGTTCATTATCTTCTTCTCCTTTATTATGTCCAGCTCCTGAAGAACATCTTCTGCTTTTTCCACAAGCTCGTACAAACCGCTTTCGTCTGTATAGCCGACGTCGAAAAGCCCGAGAACTTTCCTCTGAAGCTCGTGATGCAAGTATTCTCCCTCGTAAAACTCCTCTTTCGTAGGAGAGGGACCTCCTATCAATATTCCTTCGAGTTCGTCTTTAATCGGAAGGAATGCCTCGTTCGCTTTGTCTCCAACTCTTTTGT is part of the Ferroglobus placidus DSM 10642 genome and encodes:
- a CDS encoding universal stress protein, with the protein product MIRKILLPVDFSEYSLMSVECGRDLKDLGAEEIVLLHVIDEKFTDPLRYSKPEIIQTIVESYRREVEKKLREIEEKLSDFKVKIRIEFGEPAEEILRVAEEEKVSLIYMSGRGESWLLPRMFGGVAEVIAASSFVPVLFTKFEVVQEAGKNYCKITFSRIFDKILYATDFSETAERLKDWIERIGEVSKRVDIVIATGDLKPEEGESFEDALKRIEGKALDLKEDLESKLNVPVNVFIIPEEAGRAIIEVAEREKPTLIAIGANGIGKAKGIGRTADEVLRRSRYPVLLFKAT
- the cobS gene encoding adenosylcobinamide-GDP ribazoletransferase — translated: MKAFLGSLGFLSTLPFGRDRESFEAFLGNLWVMPLTGAFLGFLIWVFAEIMKLAGLKPLIFLSYFFIEGINHVDGLSDFFDSVFARDKARALKDTKIGVGGVVAVSSYVVILYAFIPKAELIHLILAQSFAKASMLLLLLRNDAAWEGMAKVFRDNVRRKDYAGLIFPLLLLFPSFNWKYLLTIFSFLAVTLLIESYSKKHFGGISGDLLGAANCLTFSSVIVCLQL
- a CDS encoding NTP transferase domain-containing protein, yielding MLAVVMCGGKGSRLNFVEKPMIEVGGKKLIDFALKEVEEAGLEAIFVTSKFTKKTESYLKNLGCEVVRGTGRGYMEDLFFAIEEYSISKPFLALNSDLYYYKKGFVSEVIAEYFKITSPALSVRYEDGRPVGINVFDPFFGEQEEEIFITSEKVVLNVDTFEDLKVLGWTSTLKEGGGW
- a CDS encoding protein-L-isoaspartate O-methyltransferase; protein product: MDEYFERRRRMVEKLKEELNISDRVAEAMLKVPRHLFVPPEYRREAYNDYPLPIGYDQTISAPHMVAIMCELLDLKEGMKVLEIGTGSGYHAAVVAELVGKRGKVITVERIPELAKRAEKTLKELGYDNVIVVVGDGSEGYEKEAPYDRIYVTATAPDVPPPLIEQLKEGGKMVIPIGNFSQYLYLIEKKKGKIEKRNMGPVRFVPLIGKFGFKD
- the ala gene encoding alanine dehydrogenase, whose amino-acid sequence is METLILTKRDVESLLTMEETIAAVETAFRLHGEKKVQMPPKMYLTFEEGDLRAMPAQVGNWAGIKWVNSHPKNPEKGLPTVMAVFILNDPSTGFPLSIMDATHLTNMRTGAAGAVAVKYLAPKNAESVGFIGCGVQARFQFLALKEVMDVSFVRAYDIRSETTENFVNFVKSFGVDAEVAEAEKVCKCDVLVTTTPSRKPVVKDEWIEALHINAIGADAPGKQELEEKTLLRAKIVVDDMEQALHSGEINVAISKGILKPEDIYATLGEIVAGKKKGRENDELTIFDSTGLAIQDVATASVVYEKAIKEGYGIKLRMF
- a CDS encoding diphthine--ammonia ligase, translated to MRLAAFVSGGKDSMLALHKASEKHEVVCLIAVKPANPDSYMFHTVNVDLVDYIAICLEKPLYKIFVSGEKEKEVEEVSKALSNLNVDGIVIGGIESEYQKRRFEKICEENGLKMLAPLWKKNPEEILKEVAEKFEAVIVKVSAEGLDEEWLGKRIDLKAVEKLLELNKKYGIHPAGEGGEFETLVLNAPLYKKKLKINRWRIQKEALASSLIVEEIELESK
- a CDS encoding class II SORL domain-containing protein encodes the protein MSCENDLFCGINSVAGKSVDEMTELEKKHTPVITAPDKVKAGEPFEVKVETGVYVKHPNEYGHYFSWIEVYLDDTPVARFDLQPVMSSPSVTVKVTATHSHEGKRKIKARAFCNLHGVWENEKEVEVE
- the rd gene encoding rubredoxin, encoding MARYQCKVCGYVYDENEGDPDNDIPPGTKWEDLPEDWVCPVCGASKEDFERIE
- a CDS encoding FprA family A-type flavoprotein; the encoded protein is MKIADNVYWVGVVDWNVRDFHGYSTMYGTSYNAYLIKDEKVVLIDTVKFGFEEDLLGKIEEITDRIDYVVVNHVEMDHAGALKAVLEKYPEAKIVTNARGKRGLKEAYGIERDVEVVKTGDRLKIGKQELMFIETPMVHWPDSMATYLIEQKILFPNDAFGMHYASSKLIDVELSEEDLEKVFFEAAKYYANIVLPYSQQVRKVLDELKKIELKMICPSHGIIWKDNIEKIVKKYDEWSSGKADRKIVIAYDSMWGYTEKALKKIVEGIEEVGVPYRIYKLRNSDFTELMAEVMQSKGLIVGSSTLNREIFPSVAAFLTYMKGLKPFDKVAAAFGSYGWSGEAVDKIVQVFKELNFEVVGAVKFRFSSDEKSEELKELGRKLAEKL
- a CDS encoding phosphotransacetylase family protein, yielding MRGILISSVEEKAGKTSLILALNEIFSGYKTAYFKPFGTSPVREGEYLVDEDLKVVEGNFSKSSNPIVLDMPYAEFVYSSDSVELKKAIIEAYEELDADIVFVEGSSEYKVGKSLGISDDMVAEILDLKVLLVAKYSNDFVIDRVLTAKDVFKERLRKVLINQLTGYKTSYVSAVVGKVFAENDLSVVGVLPRDPLLAGMSVEDVRRAVEGEFVVKAEEGIIEHFIIGAMSKKSAEKFLAGKDNLAVITGGDRKDIQLLALDYDNVRCLILTGNLYPEREVAEKARKRGVSIIVVPEDTLTTTEQLEEAMRKAKIRGKEKIKRMVELVKMHVNVDEIDKYIFD
- the argS gene encoding arginine--tRNA ligase; the protein is MFRAFYKEVKKLLNCEDKYIRESEFADLSTTIAFKIAKERKEPPQKVAEELVSEIEFERSTYIGSVEVVNGYINFFVNEEFLSDTVERILDEDENYGSLNLGGEVLIEHTSANPDGPLHVGHLRNAIIGDTLARMMEKAGMRVTTHYYVNDMGRQIAAAVLGYLKYGLSEKKPDHAVAEAYIRINRDIEENPELEKEVDELMLKFERGDEEISEKFRFVVDKALEGIKETLEKFDIHHDDFIYESDFVRNGYVERILRMLEEKGLLEKDDVWKVDLKDYGIEKEVILRRENGTTLYITRDLAYHLWKNENFERFINVLGADHKLYSEQLSKILELLGLKPPEVLFFEFVSLPEGSMSTRKGKFVSADELLEKTFEEAKKILRERGSVDERIAKIVAVGAIRYDFVKVSPEKPFTFDWSKALDFERQTASYIQYSHARACSILRKAVEAGRTELEFDPAIITKKERELVMRLSKFSFYLEKAVNELKPSVFAEYLMSVANAFNDFYTDHQVLVDDKRIRMHRLAIVDATRIVLRNGLELLGIEAPERM
- the prf1 gene encoding peptide chain release factor aRF-1; its protein translation is MDAKLKYEFKRKLEELEKYKGRGTELITLYIPPNKNIADVANQLRNELSQASNIKSKQTRTNVLAGLEAILQRLKMFKKPPENGMVIISGVIDLGGGKEKHITEIIIPPEPVPMYKYHCDSRFYLEPLKEMLKEKKVYGLIVLDRREATIGVLRGNRIEVLAHATSNVPGKHRQGGQSSVRFERLREIAIHEFYKRVGDKANEAFLPIKDELEGILIGGPSPTKEEFYEGEYLHHELQRKVLGLFDVGYTDESGLYELVEKAEDVLQELDIIKEKKIMNRFLKEVVKDGLAAYGEEEVRKYLSYGAVDTLLISEDLRYERVTYRCPKCGKTVEVTLKDNTSKKMYCENDNVEMEEVERKDVVMELAELAEASGAKVVFVSTESEEGAMLMNAFGGIAAILRYKVE